A window of Deinococcus arcticus contains these coding sequences:
- a CDS encoding NUDIX domain-containing protein: protein MDLMALRRGWGTRPLVGAAVGVLLQDERGRVLLQRRGDDGRWSEPGGALNPGEDFLSGARRELHEETGLHCDNLRLLPLPDGLQSGPELYHRYPHGDEIYVVGLRAHGTLPAAALERAQPDDSGETLELRWFELAHLPDLSSNANRASMNLLRAWAGLPPLLLAPTPPPPPPGDFLRALRRVIGPRPWAAPGASVLVTNDQGRLLLLRHGHTRRWTLPGGFLEPGESFEQTAARELQEETGLRARALEPLEMFAGPQYRFTYPNGDVVDNVSVLYRAQDVTGDLVPQPGEVLDVGWFGVNELPAADALSGPLVQAQVDWWHRAQPKG, encoded by the coding sequence ATGGACTTGATGGCACTGCGCCGGGGATGGGGCACGCGCCCGCTGGTGGGGGCGGCGGTGGGCGTGCTGCTGCAGGACGAACGGGGCCGGGTGCTGCTGCAGCGCCGGGGCGACGATGGCCGCTGGAGCGAACCGGGCGGCGCCCTGAACCCCGGCGAGGACTTTCTGAGTGGCGCGCGGCGCGAGCTGCACGAAGAAACTGGCCTGCACTGCGACAACCTGCGCCTGCTGCCCCTGCCGGATGGCCTGCAGAGCGGTCCGGAACTGTACCACCGCTATCCACACGGCGACGAGATTTATGTGGTGGGTCTGCGGGCGCACGGCACCCTGCCGGCGGCAGCACTGGAGCGGGCCCAGCCCGACGACAGCGGCGAAACGCTGGAGCTGCGCTGGTTTGAACTGGCCCATCTGCCCGACCTCAGCAGCAACGCCAACCGCGCTTCCATGAACCTGCTGCGGGCCTGGGCGGGCCTGCCGCCCCTGCTGCTGGCCCCCACCCCGCCGCCCCCACCCCCCGGCGACTTTCTGCGGGCGCTGCGCCGGGTGATTGGGCCCCGGCCCTGGGCTGCCCCGGGCGCCAGCGTGCTGGTCACCAATGACCAGGGCCGCCTGCTGCTGCTGCGCCACGGTCACACCCGGCGCTGGACCCTGCCCGGCGGCTTTCTGGAACCCGGCGAGAGCTTCGAGCAGACGGCCGCGCGCGAGTTGCAGGAAGAAACGGGCCTGCGGGCCCGGGCGCTGGAGCCCCTGGAGATGTTTGCCGGGCCCCAGTACCGCTTCACGTATCCGAACGGCGACGTGGTGGACAACGTGTCGGTGCTGTACCGGGCGCAGGACGTGACGGGCGATCTGGTGCCGCAGCCCGGCGAGGTGCTGGACGTGGGCTGGTTTGGCGTGAACGAGCTGCCCGCCGCCGACGCCCTGAGTGGCCCGCTGGTACAGGCCCAGGTGGACTGGTGGCACCGGGCGCAGCCGAAAGGCTGA